TCCTATCTATTGGTTGTCATAGAAATTATCATGATTGTGATGCAAATTATCTTGTACATGTTCCTATCTGTGATGCAAATTTTACCTATGTTAAAATTTTATCCGTAAAAAAAACTAATTCAAGATTGCAGTTCAACAACTGAAGAGAAACTTAATCTTAAAGGTAAATTTAAACTAATACTATTGCTGAAGCGAATCTTTTCTATAAGGTTATTTTTTGCATTGGATACTTCTTTAGCTATACTTGACTTGGCCCCTCCTAtactcaaatcctggctccgcccctgattCTTAGTATTTGTATTTAGTAAGTTTTTTTGTCAAGAGTATTCAGTTAGTGCTGGTCTAGATATATGTAAGAAATACTCCTCTATTCGGAAATAACTGACGTTGTTTTAGTTTCGCCGAAAAACACACAGTTATCTTCCACACTGCAAAAGCTATACttctcctttttgaaaaaaaacgaCGCCAGAGCTATTTCTCGCCCATTGCGAGACCTAACTCACGCCTCCTGGCATGAGGGAGTGGGCAGTCCCAATACAGTAGCACCTCTGTCTCAAATTTTCCCTTTTTCCctcttatttcttcttcgttttttcatctgttttcttcattttttttgtttctatATGCGTTTCTTCAATGgttttgtttcttttccttttgttttttcaaCACATTTCTACTTTTTCCaatacatattgtacatttttaGTATACATGTCGAACTTTTTTGATACAggacatttttaaaacacatgatGTATATATTTGAAGTGCTCGTTTAAAACATTTTcagatacacgttgaacattttttatTGGCATGAAACATTTTTTTAACTACCCGGTTTTCTTTACATTGTATatattaattttttttaaatgacaCAAACATTTTCTTTAAACTCGTGAATATTTCTTCCAATGTCACGTACATTTTGTGAATGGTACTTTTATACCACGCGACCATATTTCGAAATCTGAGAATAGTAATGTCATTTCTCAAAACCGGTAACTTTGTAGTGGTTTATATATCAAAGTTATCCATTAATCTTGTTTGTAATAAGGATTACAAGCTAAGATAATTTTACCGGCTCTAACTAGCACAATATGTTTGCTCGAGAAAAAAAATGGTAGCACATTATGTGCAAATACATTTTTATTTTGACATGTATCTTTTGAATGCAGATCTATGCTGGATCCGGGTCTTGAATGCAGTAGTAGTGGTACAAAGTGTCACCGCCTCGAGCCGTAGCCAACTTACTTACCGTTGCAACATCATAGTATCACACTAGTTTTGACTCTTGAGGAAACATTCAGAAAGCTCATATCCACTTGCTGATGTTTAACCATCATTATTCATTGTGCAGTTCCCATCTTGGCATCCTTGTACAGCTGATCAACGCGATTCTGCGGCATAATTTTGTTCTTCCTGTGAGCAAAAACCACTAACTGAAACGAGCATGATCAAGTTTATTCTCTCTAACCTTGTAATATTTGAGCAGCTGGGGCCTCTTGAGCTTGAAAGTTGGGGTGATCAGGTCCTTGTCGATGCTGAATGGCACTGGCTCCAGGTGCACGGCCCTCAGCATCTCAAATCCTCTCAACTGCATGCATGGTATGAGATCGTAGCTTATGATGGGGAAAAAAAAGGGCAGATCATAGCTTGCTAAATTTATCCGTGTATCGACGACGTACCCCGAGTTTCTTGCCGGTTTGATTCAGCTCATCCTGGATGTACCTCCTTGCCTTCGGATCACTGCACAACTCAGCGTAGTCACCAGACTTGCTGTTAAGTGCAGCCCAGTCCTCAATGGCTTGCTTCTCAGGGACAACCACAGCAACAAGGAAGGACTCGAAGCTGTTCCCGTAGACCCAAACCTTGTTCAAAGAGGAGAGACTCTTGGTCAGTTACATCTGAACAAAACCATGAATCTGACGCActgcaattttatttatttattctttccgTTTTTGCTTATCGTACCGATGCAACAAGTTGAGACTGCGCGTATGCGCTTTCCAGGACCTCCACTGCTACATATTCCCCCTGGGACAGCTTGAAGATGTTCTTCTTTCTGTCGATGATCTTCATCGTGCCATCCGGTTGCCACTCCCCGATATCGCCTTCGAACATAAATTGGTTGCAAATTTTGTTAGGGACCATATGTTCATTCATGTGTTGTACGGTACACCTAGGAATGGAAGAGAAGGGGCTGCACCTGTATGGAACCAACCATCTGAGAACACTTCCTTTGTGAGGTCAGGGCGCTTGTAGTACCCAGAGAACAAGGTGTGTCCCCTCAAGCAGATCTCGCCTCGCGGCGCACTGGAGAGCGCGTCGTAACCCATTTCAGGAACAGACTCCAACCGTGCCTCGACTGCTGTCACGGGAGGGCCAACCGTCCCAATCATCGAAATAACATTGGCGATCGATGTAAAGCATCCGGAGCAGCTCTCAGTGAGCCCTGCATACCAATTGCACGGTTAACAATTTATCATTCCTCGGCATGACGGCATCAGAAGTAACTAGACTTCTAGGACACTAGTAGTAACTAGAGTTATGTAAATAATTTAAGATAAAATTACTGATATTGATTTCACATCATCGTAGTCCATAACAAGTTAACTACCAAAGAACCAAGGACAAACTTGCTAATATGGTTATGATAAGCAGAGTTGTCATAAGAATTCTAAGCGCCTCACCATATCCTTGTGCGAGGACACTGCAGCTGGTAACTCGCATGAACTCTTCAATGTGTCTTGGCAAAGGTGCCGCGCCTGATAGCATGAGACGTATGCGTCCTCCAAGCCCTTCCTTTATCTGTAACATCAATGATAAAAGAATCTTAAATATATACCAATGGAGTAAAAATAAAGAAACATGGGAACTTCAAATATTTTACGTACTTTGCTGAAGACTATTTTGTCAAAAAATGGCGATGCTTCATGCTGTTTGAATCCGTTCATTAAGTTGCCAAGTTTGCTGATGACAACTTGATGGGTTAATTATGTTTAAACTCAAAACATGAAAGGGACTAAAAATTAGATGCTTATTTAACCTTGTTGAAATACTTACGAGTTGTAAGCATATACTGAAAAAGAGATTAAATAATAGGTGTTTATTTAATGTTGTTGAAAATACTTACTAGTTGTAAGCATACTGAAAAAGGTGCTTGGCTATTAGCCCTCCAGACTGAATTTTTTGGTTGATACCTTCAGTTCACAAGATTCCCCAATTATGACGAAGAACACAATACGGTGGGAATTTTGGAACAACAACTATGGAGGTTTGCATTATACCTGTGTATATACGATCATAAACGCGAGGAACACCACAGAATATTGTTGGTTTCATCACTTGCACATCCTCCATCAGGTACCTAATGTCCTATTAAGAAAGTTTTGCCTCTTAGATGATGAAGTTACAGACAAGTGACATAATGTTTTTTGCTTGCAAGATATAGCTCCATACCCCTTGCCAGAATCCAATGGAAGCCCCTTTGGAGATGCAGTAATTCCCGATTACTTGATCGAAAATGTGAGCTAATGGAAGATAGGAAAAGTATGAATCATATTCATCCACCTGCAAACATATTTTGATTTAGGTTATCATTAAACACTAATATTTATCAGGTTAACATGACAGGAAAACAAAGCTCTAAATCAACGATGAACAAACCATGACCATTTTTCACTATTTTTTGATTAAAATATTTTTGTGAAAAACAACTTACGAACTATTTAAAAATAAGAACACATTCATGCTCGATTGCTGATCTTTTGTGTAAACCTTTTGCGAAAAGAAAAAGGGAGACCTGTACAGGGAAAAGCCCCACTGAAATTCTAGTTTTGACGCATGTAAATAAAGGTTTACCACTTTATCTGTCAATTGGAGGAGGTGCTCTGTGGTCGTAACCCCAGCTACGATAGCCCTGTTCGTGATTATCACACCCTTTGGCTCCCCTGTTGTTCCACTGGTGTACATGATTGTACAAATGTCGTCCTTTTGTTTCTTAGGAAGTTCTTGAATGTCTTCTCCCTGTTAAAAGAGAATTTTATGGGTCAGACCATTTACGATCTTGTAATGGAGTAGTTTAATAGGAATTCACACTAACCATTGTAGAAAATTCTTCCCAGGAAAAGCAAGATACTCCTAATTGTTCAACTTCCCTTTTCAGCTCAATTGGCACATCTCCAAAACTAACAATGGctgaggtttcacatataaattaaGACATTAATCACATAAAATTGGGAATAGTTGATGTCCGGACTCCAGGTAGCTAACCTTTGATGTGTGCTGTGCACTTTGGGAGTATGGAGGCAATCTGAAAAATTGCAATTCAGGGACTTGTTAGATGTGTAGCTGTGATCTTCACAACTAATGTCAAGCTTAGTGCATCGATTTCTACATGTTCAGGGATAGCTTTATTGTATCTAAGTTCCTATTAATCAACTTTGTAGAAACATATATAGAATTAACTGGAGACATGCTAACATAGATGACAACAATATTTTTTATAGTTAAGGTAATGCTCATATTCGTTTAAGGTATATGGTTTTGCTTACTGATTTTATCTTGCTCTCCTGCATAAAGGCTATGGAGATCTCAGCATGGTCCAAGATGAATTCAACTGCATTTTGTCCTGCATTGTGTTGCAACTTATCCAGTCAAGAgtaattttaacatgctccctcttaccccctcttttcacatgggaggtaagaaggtaagagttaatcaGACCACTACTTAATCAAATCAATGGCTCAGATCTTCCATTCATGGTCCAAGATGAATACAACATTGCAAGGTGCAAAGGAAAACATGGTTAAGAATCCAGACTTCCATTCATGGACTAATGTAAATTATCATTGTTTGGAACAAAATTTACACTGATATTGTGCCTTGCTAACTCGGTCAGACAACTTGTTATTCTTTCAAATAAAAAGTGTTATTCTTGAACACATAGAGGTTTGTGTGTTAGTGTGTATGAGCAAGCATCGCGAACCTACCGAGGGTGTCATACAGTGGTACATAACAAATTCCTTGGCTGTTGCAAGCCTGCAGAACAAACAGTACAGTCAAAGTGAAAATCTCACATCAGCTCACAAAAAGTTCCTGAACTATTCCTTTTTAAAACAAATGAATATCATGAATTCTCACCTGCATGGCCATGACCCATTCTGGGCAGTTGGATCCATATATGGCACAGTGAGCCCCCTATCAACAGAAATCAACAATGTCTAACAAACATTCTGCTACGGATTCCAAGATCGAAAGAAATTCTCGGCGTTTAAAGACAGAGCAACATTTTTGACTCACCGGCTTAACGCCGAAGCCTCTGATAGCTGCTCCAATCTGGATAACCTTCTGGTACACTTGTTCATACGTTTGCCACACATAGTCACCAGCCTGAATTTCACACCAAATTTTGCATCCTCCCAGATTAAAATCATTTTGTACAAAAAGTACCATTTTGCCCATCATATCGAACTACTTTGCTTTACCTTGCCATCAGAAACCTGGCGCCGTCCGAGCATTCTGTTCTTGGGATACTTCTTGACTGCTCCACTGCAGGAACAGAAACAGAAAGGGgaaaaaattgaagaaaaaactctGAAATTTCAACACTTGCAACCCTCGGATAACTGAAATTTCCTATATGTGATGACAGAATGCTTAGGAATGGAGTGTAAAGAAACCAGCATGCTGCCAGGACCCATGAACGAACCTGAAGAAGTCCCATGGGGAATGGATTTCCTGCGGAAGCCGCATGAGGCCGTCCTTGGCGTAGATGCTCCGGTAGACCGGCCCGGCCGCCGGCCTGCCGCCGGCGGCCGGCGTCGCCTCGCCCACCTTCACGGTGTACGCCGTCTTGTCCATCGAACCTTTCCTCTCCAGCTAGCAATGGACGGCCGGACGGGGCTTGGTGCCGTCAGATGCAGATATGCTTTCTCCTTGAGCTTGCTGAGCTTGTAGCTTGAGTCAGTCAGTGAGGGCGTGGTGCTCAGATGTGTGGCAGTTATGGTGGTGGCGAAGGTTGGTGGGCAATTTAAAGCTTGTGTTCCTATTCTGGTGCTGTTGGTGCGTGTCTACGTGTGGGTTGGCTGCAGTTGCATATAAATTGGGGATGATTCGAAGGTGTCACTGGATATTACTCACTCCGTCCAAAAACGCTTGTCTCAAGGTTGTCCCAAATTTGGTattagatacatctatttgaggAACAAACTTTTTTAGACGAAGAGAGTACCGTTTtacaattttatttttcttgttcaATCTTTCAACCGCTTTGTGATGTTTTTTTGTACAAAAAGGCTAAAGGCCATATATTAAGTAATACAAACTCTTAAAACACACGCTTACCTAAACAGAAATACATTCAGATTTTTTAGGGATCCGAAGTCTTCTTTCTCCTATACGAAGGAAaaatgccctagtggcaataataaagttgttatttatattttcttataacatgataaatgtttattattcatgctagaattgtattaaccgaaaacttagtacatgtgtgaatacatagacaaacagagtgtcactagtatgcctctacttgactagctcgttgaatcaaagatgattaagtttcctagccattgacatgaattatcatttgattaacgggatcacatcattagagaatgatgtgattgacttgacccattccattagcttagcatacgatcgtttagtatattgctattgctttcttcatgacttatacatgttcctatgactatgagattatgtaactcccgaataccggaggaacactttg
This window of the Triticum aestivum cultivar Chinese Spring chromosome 5D, IWGSC CS RefSeq v2.1, whole genome shotgun sequence genome carries:
- the LOC123123011 gene encoding probable CoA ligase CCL6, encoding MDKTAYTVKVGEATPAAGGRPAAGPVYRSIYAKDGLMRLPQEIHSPWDFFSGAVKKYPKNRMLGRRQVSDGKAGDYVWQTYEQVYQKVIQIGAAIRGFGVKPGAHCAIYGSNCPEWVMAMQACNSQGICYVPLYDTLGQNAVEFILDHAEISIAFMQESKIKSIASILPKCTAHIKAIVSFGDVPIELKREVEQLGVSCFSWEEFSTMGEDIQELPKKQKDDICTIMYTSGTTGEPKGVIITNRAIVAGVTTTEHLLQLTDKVVDEYDSYFSYLPLAHIFDQVIGNYCISKGASIGFWQGDIRYLMEDVQVMKPTIFCGVPRVYDRIYTGINQKIQSGGLIAKHLFQYAYNYKLGNLMNGFKQHEASPFFDKIVFSKIKEGLGGRIRLMLSGAAPLPRHIEEFMRVTSCSVLAQGYGLTESCSGCFTSIANVISMIGTVGPPVTAVEARLESVPEMGYDALSSAPRGEICLRGHTLFSGYYKRPDLTKEVFSDGWFHTGDIGEWQPDGTMKIIDRKKNIFKLSQGEYVAVEVLESAYAQSQLVASVWVYGNSFESFLVAVVVPEKQAIEDWAALNSKSGDYAELCSDPKARRYIQDELNQTGKKLGLRGFEMLRAVHLEPVPFSIDKDLITPTFKLKRPQLLKYYKNRVDQLYKDAKMGTAQ